A single region of the Chiroxiphia lanceolata isolate bChiLan1 chromosome 22, bChiLan1.pri, whole genome shotgun sequence genome encodes:
- the VWA1 gene encoding von Willebrand factor A domain-containing protein 1, with the protein MLAKAVLSLGLWLPFAAGQDTPERGPRPPISNTEGDLLFLLDSSASVSHYEFSRVKEFMWDLLQPFTFGPRDVQTSIIHISTTPTMEFPFDRHPSGGSLRQAIRDTRQLMGDTNTGKALSFAKEKLFSGEAGARPDVPKVLVWVTDGFSTDDISEPMQLLKDMGVTVFIVSTGRGNYLELSAAASQPPDKHLHFVDVDDLPIITKELQDGIRDVLQANRLHAVDVTSSSFRLMWPKLLSQETGYYTLEYAPTDDLARKRTKQVSGAHTSLVLSNLAPETTYEVALIPESNVHYFPPQTTRVTTLAEEISPAQVLISESGPRSFHVSWAPTLDSVMGYQVLYGPLPGNSVKVLEVDGRHNSTVVENLAPNTTYLVTVTAIYRSGKEKSLSAKACTQEEGSKVRHLRFEDMGPNTLKASWDSADGQVLGYKVRCRRQTGPSSVLSVSPRVHSVLLTDLASGTTNKVCVKPVYRSQPGRRLCRTVHMQPATEAQGYRHRQRA; encoded by the exons ATGTTGGCCAAGGCAGTGCTTTCTCTCGGTCTGTGGCTGCCGTTTGCTGCGGGACAGGACACACCTGAGCGAG gTCCCCGGCCGCCTATTTCCAACACGGAGGGGgacctcctcttcctgctggaCAGCTCTGCCAGCGTCTCCCACTATGAGTTCTCCAGGGTCAAGGAGTTCATGTGGGACCTTTTGCAACCTTTCACCTTCGGCCCCAGAGATGTCCAGACCAGCATCATCCACATCAGCACCACTCCCACCATGGAGTTCCCGTTTGACCGGCACCCGTCTGGCGGGAGCCTGCGGCAGGCGATCCGGGACACGCGGCAGCTCATGGGAGACACCAACACGGGCAAAGCTCTGTCCTTTGCCAAGGAAAAGCTCTTCAGCGGCGAGGCTGGAGCCCGGCCAGACGTGCCCAAGGTGCTGGTTTGGGTGACGGATGGTTTCTCCACTGATGACATCTCGGAGCCCATGCAGCTGCTGAAGGACATGGGGGTGACGGTGTTCATCGTCAGCACGGGCCGGGGCAACTACCTggagctctctgctgctgccagccagcCCCCAGACAAACACCTGCACTTTGTGGACGTGGATGACCTGCCCATCATCACcaaggagctgcaggatgggATCCGAG ATGTTCTCCAAGCCAATCGGCTCCACGCAGTCGATGTCACCTCAAGCAGCTTCCGTCTGATGTGGCCCAAGCTCCTCTCCCAAGAAACTGGCTACTACACCCTGGAATATGCCCCAACAGATGATCTAGCAAGGAAGAGGACAAAGCAGGTGTCTGGGGCTCACACCAGCCTCGTGCTGAGCAACCTTGCACCAGAAACCACTTATGAGGTGGCCCTCATTCCTGAGTCCAACGTCCACTACTTCCCTCCCCAGACGACGAGGGTTACCACACTGGCAG aGGAAATAAGCCCGGCTCAGGTTCTCATCTCAGAGTCTGGGCCACGCAGCTTCCACGTGAGCTGGGCTCCCACGCTGGACAGTGTGATGGGCTACCAGGTCCTGTATGGACCCCTCCCAGGGAACTCAGTGAAGGTGCTGGAGGTGGATGGGAGGCACAACAGCACCGTGGTGGAGAATCTGGCACCCAACACCACCTACCTGGTGACAGTGACTGCAATCTACAGGTCGGGGAAGGAGAAATCCCTGTCAGCCAAGGCGTGCACCCAGGAAG AGGGCTCCAAAGTGAGGCACCTCCGCTTCGAGGACATGGGCCCCAACACCCTGAAAGCCTCCTGGGACTCTGCTGACGGGCAGGTCCTGGGTTACAAGGTCCGGTGCCGGCGGCAGACGGGCCCGTCCTCGGTGCTCAGCGTGTCCCCGCGGGTGCACAGCGTGCTGCTCACAGACCTGGCCTCGGGCACCACCAACAAGGTCTGTGTGAAGCCCGTGTACAGGAGCCAGCCCGGCAGAAGGCTCTGCCGCACGGTGCACATGcagccag CTACAGAGGCCCAGGGGTACAGGCACAGACAGAGAGCGTGA